The Primulina huaijiensis isolate GDHJ02 chromosome 9, ASM1229523v2, whole genome shotgun sequence genomic interval atacgataaaaaaaaaagtaatttcttcgaatgataaaaatattgatttgaattCACACACAACGTCGAATTGGAAAAGCTCGTGTGTACGGTTTGATAAATTAACAGctagaaatatttattttttaaaatatattgtttgattataaaaattatttaaaaaaacactttgaaaaataaatttttaaaaaataagaattcTAATCTTTTAGCTACTAATtctatttaaattttctaacaaaaatatttttcaacataTCCTCAGCAAAAGCATTTTTtcccaataaaaataatttattcaaactaaacttatttaaatattttttaaaaatacaaatcttttttttcaataaaagtaatttattcaatctatatttaaatatttttttaaaattgcaaTTTCTATATCCAAACCCACTTCTTGAAAATTGGCATTTAAATATTTGCTTAAAATACTTGCAATCTTCTGGTATTTTGATTGATACGGCTCCACATACGGCAGTGCCATGCTCGATCAAATGATTACCCCATCGGACCCACATTGAGTCCTGTCTTTCTACcttaaatttatcaaaaaatacaAGATAAGTCGGACGGCTACATGATGGGAAAACagaggaaaaaaataaatcaaagccGAGCGAACAAAGTCCGATGTTTAAGAGCTCTCACACAAAGACCGACAAATTAGACACTATCTCAATTCATCTtcgtttaattaaaatacatccCAGTTAAGTCGTTTTTCCCTCCAATATACACCTGGTAGCATCCCAGCAAATCTGAACTTTAAAATGCTCTCCATCTTTGCTGAGATCAATGGTCAATCAATTAGATTTTGAGGTATTACAGTAATACTATTGTGTTCCATTACTATTGTtaaaaagcaaattttggacTTCGAATTATGCCAAAATAACGAAACGTTCGCAGCTACTCTCCGCGGTCAGATTGCGGCTACGGCATCAGTCCTGGGGCTTTtatcgagaagctcatgaagctTAGCTCCAGTACTACTATTTTCATACACCTCACCTTCGTCAGAATTATTGTTAACTCTAGCAAGTAGGTTCACCGTGCCATCTGGTTTTGGCATAAAATCACCAATCTCGTGTATTGTTACGTCCTCTGTCTGCCCTAGTTGAACATCTTTTAATTTTTCCTGAGAATTTGAAATCGACCATCAGCAAGAAATGGAAATGCCTAAGGAAAAGAATTAAAAGGGTATTACAATTACCATTAACGTGGCGTTTTCAAGCTTCAGTTTCTCAGAGTTGTTGATTAATTTATTCATCTCCGATTTGAGAGTCATATTCTCAGAAGTCAGCGCTTGAACTTTAATTGTTAGTTCCTCGTGCTCAGCCTGGACAAATAAGATGTTAAAGCAAAAACCTGGAAATATGAACTACTAATTactgattattattattactaattcTAAATGTGGAAGTTGACCTGTTTCCTTAGTCTTGATCTTCTAGCTGATTCTCTATTGGATTGTTTCCTCCTCTCCCGTTTCAGCTCTCGTTCATTCtgcaataaaaaattaaacttgCTCATAGTATAGATCAACCTCAAAAGTCTACCATGACACAAGAGGGGACACAGATCTTCACATATCTGCTTTTATATAAATGATGGcatcttttttttaattcccTTATATATNTAATAAAAACTtttcagaaaacaaaaataaggaATGAACGGAGAAAGGAATCCTCACCCCAGTCGTAGCTTCATTACTTACGTTACTTCCATCACTGGCGCCTTCAGTCTCCACACTGTTCACAGGgaatataatatttgttgttTAAGTTGCATCAAAGCTATTTTGTAACACCATAAGGATAAAAGCCAAAATCCGGGCTAGATCCAATAAGGAGAAAAGGAGAGATCAGCCCGTGgaaaatttgttaaaatttgaagtctaatatttttataaaactaaatagaagtgtaatataatatttgttataatTCCTAGGTCCCCCTCTGGTTGAGAGGCGTTCTCCACAAAAAATTCTACATTACTGATTTAGAAACTTAGAAGTGGAATTCATAGTCATTGATAGTTCTATAAACCTTTGTGTGACTTCATTGTCCGCTGCATCGTCAGCGCTGATGTCATTTCTCTTGCCTGTTGACATTGCAAGtccatcaaattctttcaactTTTTCACAAATCTCCCATCAGAATTTCCGGGAGATTTGACTGGGGTCTCCATGCTCAAAGTAGTTCCAGCCTGCAAACCATATTGTACAAAACTACAATTCTTAGACATTTTATTTTGCTATTTTGTTTGGTCGTATCATAATTGAGcttcaaaaatttaaatggaacaccaaaaactgataaaatggcTGGCACAGGCGGTAACAGTTACAGAAGGTTTGGGGTGACAAATTACTTTATTCGTGGAGGTCACCAAAATCACACATACAATTTCCCATTGAGAGGGGGATCTTCCTCTAGTTGGAACTTGGAAGTGTCCCTGATCTCAAGAATCCAAGATTTTCAGTCCAATGTATATGAAACTTACTATATGGACTCCAGGATGTGCGTAGACGCCTCCATGAGCATAGAATGCAGCATATGGAGCCCCATAAGGAGGTATCATCGACtgaaaataaaagatttaatCATATTTCATTGATTTCAGTCTACTAGTTCTTCAAAACTCAGAGAGACCCCCTCATCCCTAGACCGTGCAAATACCTGTGGTGGTCCCCACATATAAGGTGGAGGAGCATGAGAGGCAGCGACAGAGTTATGATATGGTGGTACAGCAAGTCGGGGGCCATAATAAGCCTGAAGATTAGCTCCACTAGT includes:
- the LOC140983938 gene encoding common plant regulatory factor 1-like, whose product is MGNSEEEKPCKTEALSSPAVDQNSFHVYPDWAAMQAYYGPRLAVPPYHNSVAASHAPPPYMWGPPQSMIPPYGAPYAAFYAHGGVYAHPGVHIAGTTLSMETPVKSPGNSDGRFVKKLKEFDGLAMSTGKRNDISADDAADNEVTQSVETEGASDGSNVSNEATTGVRIPFSVHSLFLFSEKFICEDLCPLLCHGRLLRLIYTMSKFNFLLQNERELKRERRKQSNRESARRSRLRKQAEHEELTIKVQALTSENMTLKSEMNKLINNSEKLKLENATLMEKLKDVQLGQTEDVTIHEIGDFMPKPDGTVNLLARVNNNSDEGEVYENSSTGAKLHELLDKSPRTDAVAAI